caatcatgatccgatggttgttaaggagatcacgtaaactccgatgTTAAGGagatcacgtaaactccgatgaAGAAAGAAATTAGCTGGACTTCATAACTGTCGATATAATCAATGAGCAATTATTTaccctaaaatcactgtgataaataccgtagaagggtcaaaagggatttggcctatgttgtttgttctagacttttcaactgacgccatattgcgagcatgaaatgaacatgacaaaatgaattcaagtaagtacgtgacacataaaatatatgtgacaacagcaataattctgacatatggttcatttcatattcaatcatgatccgatggttgttaaggagatcacgtaaactccgatgacaaagccatttttggaatctacgtgttttgcctttcgctatagaaaggtattagaattgctgaaaaaaccgactttcgaacggagcctcggagacccatagtgttaaataccattcgactcagttcgacgagatcggaaaatgtctgtgtgtgtatgtgtgtgtgcacttttcgaagatatttgaacgcgctcaattttctcaaagatgtctgaaccgattttgaccaaattgggctcgtttgaaagctactgtgactttttgttccggagttatgatggtataagtgacgtaactgacaaaacgcgttgtgtttttaccgcgcaagattcTCCGTGATGGctcaatcgattttaacaaacttaggctcgtttgaaagctactatcggagtactgatcaagttcgaagaccaaatggctgtgactttaggttccggagatataatggtataagtgacgtaaccgacaaatcacgttaatttttaccgcttttatatacataagggtgccaaaattttgggatcacctctattttcgtaaaactctagtgctcaaaagttcaagcacctcgaaaaaagccctcatgcaaaatttgacctaaatcggacatgcttaaggggtgctgcccggtggtaaaggtttgacaattttcgatcttgaaaaagcaccaaaaagtacatgaaatttccaaaatcgactaaaattatcagtgcataactttatttcaaccgtttgaaggcatcatctttcgatactcattttaggtaaatttaataattttgctaatttactcgcccctccgatcaaatcagatcagatcagttctgatttcgtacacggaaccacccgcgatccattttcaaccagaatattagttgattttctgaattcgattggttaaaatttggtacaactaatcgattgttgtttaaactaaactgtcatttttgtttttcgattagcagaaacagttgggtttttttatgggaaaataggtttttttccttttttgggtatttttctaaataaaacactaaaaaatcaaaatttttgaaatcacatatttattaaataaggtTTTATTGATTTTATGAAGAATGTGGAAAATCTGTTGAGTCATCATCGCTTAAAGTTTTCGCAATATCGAGTTGAACCCACATTTCTTTGTACAATTTGTAATTATAAGAAATATAAATTAATTTTCCCGTTAGTTCGGCGGTTAGGCGATTGCGCCTCTTATTATGTATCCAAAGGATCTCTCCGTCGTTGCCGATGTCGTTAGTGATGAAATGATTCGAATACCAACTTGAGGTAATCCGGTTCTCGGAGTTTATGGAAAGTGTATTATCCATAGAATATATTGTGATTTCATTTGGTAAAGGTTTGAAATGATTAACacttgccagtccattaaaacctacgtgaaaagtagggtggacaatattcacataacttttcacgtaactataatatgattattattttgagtgattgatttcaacaacttgtacttgctaatgtcaatttcaaccaatcacgagctggtccgaaattggtcctaaaagtggattgacaattgtcaggtcctgtcctagaagCAAACTAACTTCATgtgatgaaattttaacagcacaAAATATGTAGAGAAGtgatatttcaaaataaaattatggaagtttaTAATTTGGAacgcaaaaacaaaaataaacattttttttgttttttcgagCTCTTGTGAgctaatgtcaatttcaaccaatcacgagctggtccgaaattggtcctaaaaagGGAttgacaattgtcaggtcctgtcctagaagCAAACTAACTTCATgtgatgaaattttaacagcacaAAATATGTAGAGAAGtgatatttcaaaataaaattatggaagtttaTAATTTGGAacgcaaaaacaaaaataaacattttttttgttttttcgagCTCTTGTGAgctaatgtcaatttcaaccaatcacgagctggtccgaaattggtcctaaaagtggattgacaattgtcaggtcctgtcctagaagCAAACTAATTTCATgtgatgaaattttaacagtacAAAATATGTAGAGAAGtgatatttcaaaataaaattatggaagtttaTAATTTGGaacgcaaaaacaaaaaaaaacaaattttaggtTTTTTCGAGCTCTTGTGGAAAAAACCCGGTCAAAacccaaaaaaataaaaaccgggTTGGAAGGTTTTTTCCCGACGgacggttttgcctttctcatatagaaaggttatgcaatcacttgaaaaaccgaccagtgaaaattggtttcatataccattcgactcagttcatcgagctgagcaatgtctgtgtgtgtgtgtgtatgtatgtgtgtgtatgtgtcaaataatctcactaggttttctcggagatggctttaccgattttgacaaactaggatacaaatgaaaggtctcgtggtcccatacggaattcctgaatttcatccggatccgacttccggttccggaattatagggtaaagtgtgttcaatattgtacaccgtcacttaaaccggcgaaacaaaaaacgtaaaaaatgttctaaactggtctcaaaacaacacaaatcgatagtcattatcagtaggcaactaaacaaaccggttccggctatcctgggtcccggtatccggttccggaaatagtggtcatatataccaaaatatatctcactcacttttctcagcgatggtttgaccgatttccacaaacttagattcaaatgaaaggtcttctggtcctatacggaattcctgaatttcatccgaatccgacttccggttccagaattatagggtaaagtgtgttcaatattgtacaccgtcacttaaaccggcgaaacaaaaaacgtaaaaaatgttctaaactggtctcaaaactacaccaatcgatagttattatcagtaggcaaataacaaaccgattccggctatcctgggtcccggtatccggttccggaagtttcggaaatagtggtcatatataccaatatagatctcactcacttttctcagcgatggtttgaccgatttccacaaacttaaatttaaatgaaaggtcttccggttctatacagaattcctgaatttcatccggatccgatttccggttccggagttatagggtaaagtgttttcaatattgtacaccgtcaattaaaatattttcggaagcaacaaacattcaaatcgtaattcagagtgcgtactagtagagtttgtgtgtcatgttagttggtggccgtacgaaccgactttgattataccggttctcgggttccggtgccggaagtgcatataatagtgaacccacttcgttttcttaaggatgacctatgcAATCaatgcactgttttattctgtatgttgtactagttaatgcacaaacaatctcttggtttctttcaaaaatcgaagaaaatttttttgaatagaatacaacaatattatacatgagaaaggcatcattacaccactatgtggattaaaacaggttttttcacaatcacttcacttggttttcgccGTGTAGTGATTCTGTTAATAAGGGCCGTTGTTTTGTCGTATTGAATTGCTTCCAACGCATTATAGAATTCAGTGTTACGATATTAATTGTCTTGAAGCAAATAAGTAATTGAAGATCAAGATGCATTTAGTCTTAAGCAAACTTTCAAGTTATCGTATTTAAGACCGTGTGGCGGAATTAcaaaaccaccacgttttccacgttaatCCTAATTCGTATACTCAGaacaatttcaatattacatttcatttcgacacaatgtagttacattgtaaacgtTTTCTTGAGATTACCTTGTACGAAAACCAGCAATACATTGTAGCACATTCAGTGTTATGATTTGATGCATCggcactttacaaatcataaactttaaatattttatgagttggaccgatatgaccgaaattatgctcggtacCAAAAACGGTCCTCCTCGCTTAAACAGATGAATTGCTTACAGCGCACAAGCAAAGTAACACAAtgaatataacagttcggctgaaaagttcgtatcgtttaatagaaatacacatttttttgccaaaattcgtttttattattcaacataattgccatcagaggcgatacagcgattgtagcgatcttccaactttttgataccatttttgtagtacgatttgtcctttgccttcattgcttctaaattttttaccagtgagcattctcttgaggtctgagaacaggaaaaagtcactgggggccagatctggagaatacggtggatgatggagcaattcgaagcccaattcgttcaatttcagcatggtttttcgttgttgtttttgatcgattgtgagctcacgcggcacctattttgcacaaagctttctcatatccaaatattcgtgaataatatgtccaacacgttcctttgatatctttagggtgtcagctatctcgatcaacttcactttacggtcattgaaaatcattttgtggattttttcacgttttcatcggtaacagcctcttttggacgtccactgcgttcatcgtcttcggtgctcatatgaccagtacgacattttgcaaaccacttacgaattgttgcttcgcccggtgtaaaatttcctttttttccattttgttcacaataacaaaagtagcatcattcaaaatgcaatatctcacaaactaataatcagacagctttcaaatttatacacgtatcttttgaaggttgttactaactgaaaatggtatggatttaattctagtggcgccctctcataaaaacgatacgaatttttcagccgatctgttaaacacTTCAAACCATGCGcgccgctggcgtggattttccacctcgtgcgaagaaaattaataacttcaattgttcttgcCATCGCTGCGGGTCGAGCGATGTTTATTAAACATTAGCCTTCTCCAAATAATTATTACCAAAACCTTTTCGATACATATAATTGTCAAGTCTCATGACTTTTCGGTGAACCTAAACGCACACAAATAAAATTAGTACATTGAATAAAACTAAAATCTGGAAAATAAATCGACACATTCTGAATTCAGTACCAAACGTAGAACCATCCAAGCAACTCCTAAGTAACAAACTCACTGCTGAAATGGAGCACATTGACTAAAATGACATTGTCTCAGAGTAACATAACACTATCCGAAAAATTTTTAGTAACGAAAATGTAAATTGAAAGTACGGTGGTACGATGGAAACACCGGTACAGATTTTAAAGTAAAGTTAtaatcaatttaaaatattcttgTGAACGGGAATGCATTAGAACTAGGATGTGATATTCaataatttatatattttaaatatgatcaAGATGATGAATGCTAATCTGTGTATTTAAGCGCATATGatttatttgtttactttcttaatGGGATGGATGGGGTGAACCATTCCGGAAAGATCtggtggatttttttcaaattcaacgATTTCCTTCATACCAGTTTCTGATATTGACCATAAGTCAGGAAATTGTCTTTTGAAATTAGAGTACCACGACTTAACCAATGGATACTTGTCGATATCAAATTCAATGGCTTCCAAACACATGACAGATGTTATAAGCGGAAAATCAGCAATAGTTAAAGTTTCTCCTGCAACAAATGCAGTATTTACTCGAGACATGTAGCATTCAAAAGTTTCAAGCGCCATTAGAAGTTTTTTCAAACCCATTGAAGTTCGTTGATAATCAAAAAAAATGGGAGCCATTACGTACGCCGATATCTGCGGATATAGAAAGGCTGAGTTGAAACAAAGGCGATGGTTAACAATAGCACGGTGCTTGGGATCTTTCGGATAAAGAGAGCTGTCTGGAGCATACTTATCGCAGAGATATTGTAAAATCGCGTTACTCTCACTCAAGTAAAAACCGTCGTCATCTAGAACTGGTATTTCCTTTTGTGGGTTCATCTATCaataagagaaaaaaaagagatTTTAATCATTAGTAATCTGCATTGTATCGGACGATTTGATTATAGCCGATCTATATATGTTAACACAATACTCAAACATTTTTTCAGGCTTTAAAATCCGACATAATTAGAATTTTGTCGACGCCCAAAACCATAAGCTTAACTGATAGGCGTTCGTATATTTATAAACAGTGCTGTCATTCTAATGCTGTACACTTTAAGCATTCTTCAATGCTGTTGTAACttattcagaaaattattgaaaaaggcCAATAACACTATGTAGCGTACTCATTGTCGAGGAATAGGCGCATGCGCATCAACTGGAGTCTGTGATACCAACGGAAGAACAGCTTGGCGCTGCGACTCTTGAAAGAAGGAGATCGTCGTTTGAAGATAACGCATCAAAAATCGTAAGCGGATGCCACTTTAtcttttttctttaaattctcAATAGTTATACTTTATAAAATGAAACACTTAAATAAATGGTTTGCTCTAATTGTGCAtataaattaggtttttttctatttttaaatattgcttccTTTTCGAtatattcttaattttttttgactGTTTCAGCTGCATATGTTGGCGAGAGCAGTGCAATATTTTTCTAAACGAAAGCACGTGAGTTGGTTGATAAAATAAACGCTGGAGTACATGGTCGATGCCAATACAACAATAAAAAGTATTTTGATGAATATTAAATCTTTTGTCGTgaacttacttcactatgggacgtcttttcaaaatctaccctctg
This genomic window from Malaya genurostris strain Urasoe2022 chromosome 1, Malgen_1.1, whole genome shotgun sequence contains:
- the LOC131440720 gene encoding glutathione S-transferase 1-1 is translated as MKIYAVSDGPPSLAVRMALKILNIPHEHVAVDYCKGEHITEDYAKMNPQKEIPVLDDDGFYLSESNAILQYLCDKYAPDSSLYPKDPKHRAIVNHRLCFNSAFLYPQISAYVMAPIFFDYQRTSMGLKKLLMALETFECYMSRVNTAFVAGETLTIADFPLITSVMCLEAIEFDIDKYPLVKSWYSNFKRQFPDLWSISETGMKEIVEFEKNPPDLSGMVHPIHPIKKVNK